A DNA window from Caulobacter mirabilis contains the following coding sequences:
- a CDS encoding histidine kinase dimerization/phosphoacceptor domain -containing protein — translation MTTSTAGRPPAGGDDAGMTTPDLTACDREPIHIPGAIQPHGVMLVVARDTLEIRHAAGEVGGKLGHPEWRGLALGAVIGDALALRAAALTQSGVKGGFVGQLETPAGPLDVVAHTLGDALIVELEPGAEPRPAPHLLGGLEAAAAAFERSPSLQALCERAAIEFRRLTGFDRVMIYRFKDDGVGAVLAEDRADHLSSFLNHHFPGSDIPAQARALYVRNLVRVIPDSAYRPAPLSPPWAGETPLDMSDCALRSVSPVHLQYLRNMGVAASASVSIVRDGRLWGLIACHHGSPRLLPYETRVACRALAAALARQIRAKEEAQLYRERIRLRLLEDELLAQFDPEGVTDAGLARSLTDIRKLLDADGVAVLRAGMLWAEGACPSEIQVRDLAAWVLEGDGEPRTTDRLGEAHPPAQCYADRASGLASVVVSADEPFVLLWFRAEQVEVINWAGNPHKAIEPDAEGALTPRASFEAWRETVRGRSRRWSLAELETIGRFRDALREARQRHRLRELNQRLADMVSDKEALLLQKEVLIKEANHRIQNSLQLVSSFLALQARSLDEEALRAPLEEAGRRLHAVALVHRRLYRADQIETVDLGRYIEDLIGEMLGSMGPEWVGQVTLDLQPVTVPTDRAVPLGLVLTELVINANKYAYDGEPGPIVVSLEHHGPDLHLIVADRGRGASNSAGGFGSRMMAAMVQQLGGRIEHLPNDPGLRTLLVAPIVSAGTER, via the coding sequence ATGACCACCAGTACGGCCGGCCGGCCTCCCGCCGGGGGCGATGATGCCGGCATGACCACGCCCGACCTGACGGCCTGCGATCGCGAGCCCATCCATATCCCCGGCGCCATCCAGCCTCACGGCGTGATGCTGGTCGTCGCCCGCGACACGCTGGAAATCCGGCACGCCGCGGGCGAGGTCGGCGGCAAGCTCGGTCATCCAGAATGGCGGGGCCTGGCGCTGGGCGCGGTGATCGGCGACGCCCTGGCGCTGCGCGCCGCGGCGCTGACCCAGTCCGGCGTGAAGGGCGGGTTCGTCGGGCAGCTGGAGACGCCGGCCGGCCCGCTGGACGTCGTCGCGCACACCCTCGGGGACGCGCTGATCGTCGAGCTTGAGCCGGGCGCCGAGCCCCGGCCCGCTCCGCACCTTCTGGGCGGTCTGGAGGCCGCCGCCGCCGCCTTCGAGCGCTCACCATCGCTGCAGGCGCTGTGCGAGCGCGCCGCGATCGAATTCCGGCGGCTGACCGGTTTCGACCGGGTGATGATCTACCGGTTCAAGGACGACGGCGTCGGCGCCGTGCTGGCCGAGGACCGGGCCGACCATCTGTCGTCCTTCCTGAACCACCACTTCCCCGGCTCCGACATCCCGGCCCAGGCCCGGGCGCTCTACGTCCGGAACCTGGTCCGCGTGATCCCGGACTCCGCCTACCGCCCGGCCCCGCTGTCGCCTCCCTGGGCGGGCGAGACGCCGCTCGACATGAGCGACTGCGCTCTGCGCAGCGTGTCCCCCGTCCATTTGCAGTACCTCCGCAACATGGGGGTCGCGGCCTCCGCGTCGGTCTCGATCGTGCGCGACGGCCGGCTGTGGGGCCTGATCGCCTGCCATCACGGCTCGCCCAGACTGCTGCCCTATGAGACCCGCGTCGCCTGCCGGGCGCTGGCCGCCGCCCTCGCCCGTCAGATCCGCGCGAAGGAAGAGGCCCAGCTGTACCGCGAGCGAATCCGGTTGCGCCTGCTCGAGGACGAACTGCTCGCCCAGTTCGATCCCGAAGGCGTCACCGACGCCGGCCTGGCCCGCAGCCTGACCGACATCCGCAAGCTGCTCGACGCCGACGGCGTCGCGGTGCTGCGCGCCGGCATGCTCTGGGCCGAAGGCGCCTGCCCCTCGGAGATTCAGGTCCGCGACCTGGCGGCCTGGGTCCTGGAAGGCGACGGCGAACCTCGTACGACGGACCGTCTGGGCGAGGCGCACCCGCCCGCCCAATGCTATGCCGACCGGGCCAGCGGCCTCGCCTCCGTCGTCGTCAGCGCCGATGAGCCCTTCGTCCTCCTTTGGTTCCGAGCCGAGCAGGTCGAGGTCATCAACTGGGCCGGCAATCCCCACAAGGCGATCGAACCCGACGCGGAAGGCGCCCTGACTCCCCGCGCCTCGTTCGAGGCCTGGCGGGAGACGGTGCGCGGCCGATCGCGGCGCTGGAGCCTGGCCGAACTGGAGACCATCGGCCGTTTCCGCGACGCCCTGCGTGAAGCCCGACAGCGCCATCGCCTGCGCGAACTGAATCAGCGGCTGGCCGACATGGTGTCCGACAAGGAAGCGCTGCTGCTGCAGAAGGAAGTGCTGATCAAGGAAGCAAACCATCGCATCCAGAACAGCCTGCAGCTGGTGTCCAGCTTCCTTGCGCTGCAGGCGCGGTCGCTGGACGAAGAGGCTCTCCGCGCTCCGCTGGAGGAGGCCGGACGGCGGCTGCACGCCGTGGCGCTGGTGCATCGCCGCCTCTATCGCGCCGACCAGATCGAGACCGTCGACCTCGGACGCTACATCGAGGACCTGATCGGCGAGATGCTCGGTTCGATGGGCCCCGAATGGGTCGGTCAGGTCACGCTCGACCTTCAGCCCGTCACCGTCCCGACCGACCGCGCCGTGCCGCTCGGGTTGGTGCTGACGGAGCTGGTGATCAACGCAAACAAGTACGCCTATGACGGCGAACCCGGACCGATCGTCGTCTCGCTGGAGCACCACGGCCCCGATCTGCATCTGATCGTCGCCGATCGAGGTCGCGGCGCAAGCAACAGCGCCGGCGGCTTCGGCAGCCGGATGATGGCGGCCATGGTCCAGCAGCTCGGCGGCCGCATCGAGCATCTGCCCAACGATCCGGGCCTGCGAACCCTGCTCGTCGCCCCGATCGTTTCGGCCGGGACCGAAAGATGA
- a CDS encoding bile acid:sodium symporter family protein, whose protein sequence is MSKASAWLKPDPYIIAILLMVVLASLLPVRGEAAIWFSWLTKAAIALLFFLHGARLPREHVIAGLVHWRLHLLVLGSTFLLFPLLGLGLVQLPTWLLPEQLAAGVLYLCLLPSTVQSSIAFTSQARGNVAAAVVAASTSNLIGVVLTPLLVGLFLHTTTGGISLKAIQDVAVQILLPFTVGQLVRPWVQGWVQRHAKLVSYTDRGSILMVVYGAFSAAVVGGLWKQVSALELTVLLVICVVLLAVVLVVTRQAARLMKFSKEDEIVVVFCGSKKGLATGVPMASILFPAATVGFIVLPVMLFHQIQLMACAVIAQRYGARPGDQAETRSAS, encoded by the coding sequence ATGAGCAAAGCAAGCGCCTGGCTGAAGCCTGATCCCTACATCATCGCCATCCTGCTGATGGTGGTTCTGGCCAGCCTCCTGCCGGTGCGCGGCGAGGCGGCGATCTGGTTCAGCTGGCTGACCAAGGCGGCCATCGCCCTGCTGTTCTTCCTGCACGGCGCCCGTCTGCCACGCGAGCACGTCATCGCCGGCCTGGTTCACTGGCGGCTGCATCTGCTGGTGCTCGGCTCGACCTTCCTGCTGTTCCCCCTGCTGGGTCTGGGCCTCGTCCAGTTGCCGACCTGGCTCCTGCCGGAACAGCTGGCGGCCGGCGTGCTGTACCTCTGCCTGCTGCCCTCGACGGTGCAGTCCTCGATCGCCTTCACCTCGCAGGCGCGGGGCAACGTCGCCGCCGCGGTCGTCGCGGCCTCGACCTCGAACCTGATCGGGGTGGTGCTGACGCCGCTGCTGGTCGGCCTGTTCCTGCACACCACCACCGGCGGCATCTCGCTGAAGGCGATCCAGGATGTCGCCGTCCAGATCCTGCTGCCGTTCACCGTCGGCCAGCTGGTCCGCCCCTGGGTTCAGGGCTGGGTCCAGCGCCACGCCAAGCTGGTCAGCTACACCGACCGCGGCTCGATCCTGATGGTCGTCTACGGCGCCTTCAGCGCGGCCGTGGTCGGCGGCCTGTGGAAGCAGGTCAGCGCGCTGGAGTTGACCGTCCTGCTGGTCATCTGCGTCGTGTTGCTGGCGGTGGTGTTGGTCGTCACCCGCCAGGCCGCCCGGCTGATGAAGTTCTCCAAGGAGGACGAGATCGTCGTCGTCTTCTGCGGCTCCAAGAAGGGCCTGGCCACCGGCGTCCCCATGGCCAGCATCCTGTTTCCGGCGGCCACGGTGGGCTTCATCGTCCTGCCGGTGATGCTCTTCCACCAGATCCAGCTGATGGCCTGCGCCGTGATCGCGCAGAGATACGGCGCGAGGCCCGGCGATCAGGCGGAGACGCGGAGCGCTTCATAG
- a CDS encoding SDR family NAD(P)-dependent oxidoreductase, translating to MDSKPLNNRIALVTGATRGIGQAAALGLARAGAHVIALGRTQGGLEALDDQIFAETGAHATLVPMDLKQPETLDALGATIHERWGRLDIVVHAAAVLGGISPTGHIDPKRWDETLTVNLTATWRLIRALEPLLKASDAGRAIFLTTGRVVRPKAFWGPYAATKAGMEALVRCWADEVEHTPVRAVLLDPNQMRTRMRAEAYPGEDPMTLPEPAEIAPLVVQLAQATDLGLPDRPVVFSDWKAAGGKL from the coding sequence ATGGATTCCAAGCCCCTGAACAACCGTATCGCCCTGGTCACCGGCGCCACGCGCGGCATCGGCCAGGCGGCCGCCCTGGGCCTCGCCCGCGCCGGCGCCCATGTCATCGCCCTGGGCCGCACCCAGGGCGGGCTGGAGGCCCTGGATGACCAGATCTTCGCCGAGACCGGCGCCCACGCCACCCTGGTCCCGATGGACCTGAAACAGCCGGAGACGCTGGACGCCCTGGGCGCCACCATCCACGAGCGCTGGGGCCGCCTGGACATCGTCGTCCACGCCGCGGCGGTGCTGGGCGGCATCAGCCCGACGGGCCATATCGATCCCAAGCGCTGGGACGAGACCCTGACCGTGAACCTGACCGCGACCTGGCGGCTGATCCGGGCGCTGGAGCCGCTGCTGAAGGCGTCGGACGCCGGCCGGGCCATCTTCCTGACCACGGGCCGTGTCGTACGCCCGAAGGCCTTCTGGGGGCCTTACGCGGCCACCAAGGCCGGCATGGAGGCGCTGGTGCGCTGCTGGGCCGACGAGGTCGAGCACACGCCGGTCCGCGCCGTCCTGCTGGACCCGAACCAGATGCGCACCCGCATGCGGGCCGAGGCCTATCCGGGCGAGGATCCGATGACCCTGCCGGAGCCGGCCGAGATCGCGCCCCTGGTCGTCCAGCTCGCCCAGGCGACGGACCTCGGCCTGCCCGACAGGCCGGTGGTGTTCAGCGACTGGAAGGCCGCCGGCGGCAAGCTCTAA
- the der gene encoding ribosome biogenesis GTPase Der: MPLKLAIVGRPNVGKSTLFNRLAGKKLAIVDDQPGVTRDRRFAKGNLGDLELTLIDTAGFEDSHDESLESRMRQQTERAIEEAQVVLFLIDSREGITPGDEIFAQLLRLTDKPVILAANKAEGRQGDAGIAEAWSLGFGEPLPLSGEHGEGMAELYAALVAQEALANAEEEEAEDDKPIRIAIVGRPNAGKSTLVNRLIGEDRMLTGPEAGITRDSISVEWEHAGRKVRLVDTAGLRRKARVQDKLEKMSTSDTIRAITFAEVVLLVMDATHPFEIQDLQIADLIEREGRALVFVLAKWDLVEDPQAQLKAFIEHAERMLPQVRGAPVVALSAANGRGVERLMPAILKTYENWSTKVKTRDLNDWLAMAIQRHPPPAVNGRRIKPKYMAQTKARPPTFVLFSSRADQMPEQYRRYLVNSLRESFDLPGVPIRVTLKSNRNPYAEGEEKGGAPSFQQGGKAKKEKAQALAAEARAERAEALAAGGPPVKPKAVPPRPTGVKAAKARAAAAAKYTKSMGAKGGRAGIAKLRGGASTKKGGKKK, encoded by the coding sequence ATGCCCCTCAAGCTCGCCATCGTCGGCCGGCCGAACGTCGGCAAGTCCACGCTGTTCAACCGGCTGGCGGGCAAGAAGCTGGCCATCGTCGACGACCAGCCCGGCGTCACCCGCGACCGTCGCTTCGCCAAGGGAAACCTCGGCGACCTGGAACTGACCCTGATCGACACCGCCGGTTTCGAGGACTCCCACGACGAGAGCCTCGAGTCCCGCATGCGTCAGCAGACCGAGCGCGCCATCGAAGAAGCGCAGGTCGTCCTGTTCCTGATCGACTCGCGCGAGGGGATCACCCCGGGCGACGAGATCTTCGCCCAGCTCCTGCGCCTGACCGACAAGCCGGTGATCCTGGCCGCCAACAAGGCCGAGGGGCGGCAGGGCGACGCCGGCATCGCGGAGGCCTGGTCGCTGGGCTTCGGCGAGCCGCTGCCGCTGTCGGGCGAGCACGGGGAGGGCATGGCCGAACTCTACGCCGCCCTGGTCGCCCAGGAGGCTCTGGCCAACGCCGAGGAGGAGGAGGCGGAGGACGACAAGCCGATCCGCATCGCCATCGTCGGCCGGCCGAACGCAGGCAAGTCGACGCTGGTCAACCGGCTGATCGGCGAGGACCGGATGCTCACCGGGCCGGAGGCGGGGATCACCCGCGACTCGATCTCGGTCGAGTGGGAGCACGCCGGCCGGAAGGTCCGCCTGGTCGACACCGCCGGCCTGCGCCGCAAGGCCCGCGTCCAGGACAAGCTCGAGAAGATGTCCACGTCCGACACCATCCGCGCCATCACCTTCGCCGAGGTGGTGCTGCTGGTGATGGACGCCACCCATCCGTTCGAGATCCAGGACCTGCAGATCGCCGACCTGATCGAGCGAGAAGGGCGGGCGCTGGTCTTCGTCCTGGCCAAGTGGGATCTGGTCGAGGACCCACAGGCGCAGCTGAAGGCCTTCATCGAGCACGCCGAGCGCATGCTGCCCCAGGTGCGGGGCGCGCCGGTCGTCGCCCTGTCCGCCGCCAACGGCCGCGGCGTGGAGCGGCTGATGCCGGCGATCCTGAAGACCTACGAGAACTGGTCGACGAAGGTGAAGACCCGCGACCTCAACGACTGGCTGGCCATGGCCATCCAGCGCCACCCGCCGCCGGCGGTGAACGGTCGTCGGATCAAGCCGAAGTACATGGCCCAGACCAAGGCCCGTCCGCCGACGTTCGTGCTGTTCTCCAGCCGCGCCGACCAGATGCCCGAGCAGTACCGCCGCTACCTCGTGAACAGTCTCCGCGAGAGCTTCGACCTGCCCGGCGTGCCGATCCGCGTGACGCTGAAGAGCAACCGCAATCCCTACGCCGAAGGCGAGGAGAAGGGCGGCGCGCCGTCGTTCCAGCAGGGCGGCAAGGCCAAGAAGGAAAAGGCCCAGGCGCTCGCCGCCGAGGCGCGCGCCGAGCGCGCGGAGGCCCTGGCCGCCGGCGGACCGCCGGTGAAGCCCAAGGCTGTCCCGCCGCGCCCCACCGGCGTCAAGGCGGCCAAGGCTCGCGCCGCGGCCGCGGCGAAGTACACGAAGTCGATGGGGGCCAAGGGCGGTCGCGCCGGCATCGCCAAGCTGCGCGGCGGCGCCTCCACCAAGAAGGGCGGCAAGAAGAAGTAG
- a CDS encoding PQQ-like beta-propeller repeat protein codes for MTKRIGGVAVIAASALALAGCSTLGSVSNLNPFKKNENKEVATDGRRISIVAFDQKVEASESLKGADFNLPPATAIANWPQPGGAPDVVVDHVQAAASFDVAWRKGFGKGSNRALHLLAPPVYADGRIYVMDAEGEVAAVDARTGSVIWRKPPENRTRRDKQAFGGGVAYADGKVYVSSGYRYVARLDAATGALEWKTNSSAPIHGAPIVTQGRVYVVNTDNEMLTYDVATGTQAWTYQALVEPARILAASSPAAQGDTIVAGFASGEVVALRAGNGNDLWNNTLAKASRTSALSEIRDVAGRPVIYQGDVYAASHSGVFGAIDLRSGQSRWSLPIASITTPWPAGDVVYVISQAGEVICASRESGQVYWIKDLNAGLATAKKSKLFFGMAKQKVRPLFSGPILASDRLIVVSSDGRAIALNPKTGDFLKEINLGGPALVTPIAGGDTVYVVTDKAELVAIR; via the coding sequence ATGACCAAACGTATCGGCGGCGTCGCCGTTATCGCCGCGAGCGCCCTGGCGCTCGCGGGCTGTTCGACCCTCGGCTCGGTCAGCAATCTCAACCCCTTCAAGAAGAACGAGAACAAGGAAGTCGCGACCGACGGCCGGCGGATCTCGATCGTCGCCTTCGACCAGAAGGTCGAGGCGTCGGAATCGCTGAAGGGCGCCGATTTCAACCTGCCGCCCGCGACGGCGATCGCCAACTGGCCCCAGCCGGGCGGCGCGCCCGACGTGGTCGTCGATCACGTCCAGGCTGCGGCCAGCTTCGACGTGGCCTGGCGCAAGGGTTTCGGCAAGGGGTCGAACCGGGCGCTGCATCTGCTGGCCCCGCCGGTCTACGCCGACGGCCGAATCTACGTCATGGACGCCGAGGGCGAAGTGGCGGCGGTCGATGCGCGCACCGGTTCGGTGATCTGGCGCAAGCCGCCCGAGAACCGCACCCGCCGCGACAAGCAGGCCTTCGGCGGCGGCGTCGCCTACGCCGACGGCAAGGTCTATGTGTCGTCCGGCTATCGCTACGTCGCCCGCCTGGACGCCGCGACCGGCGCCCTGGAATGGAAGACGAACTCGAGCGCGCCGATCCATGGCGCCCCGATCGTCACCCAGGGCCGCGTCTATGTGGTCAACACCGACAACGAGATGCTGACCTACGACGTCGCCACGGGAACCCAAGCCTGGACCTACCAGGCCCTGGTCGAGCCGGCGCGTATCCTGGCGGCCAGCAGCCCGGCGGCCCAGGGCGACACCATCGTCGCCGGCTTCGCCTCGGGCGAGGTCGTGGCGCTGCGGGCCGGCAACGGCAACGACCTGTGGAACAACACCCTGGCCAAGGCCAGCCGGACCAGCGCCCTGTCGGAGATCCGCGACGTGGCTGGCCGTCCGGTGATCTACCAGGGCGACGTCTACGCCGCGAGCCACTCGGGCGTGTTCGGCGCGATCGACCTGCGCAGCGGCCAGTCCCGCTGGAGCCTGCCGATCGCCTCGATCACCACGCCCTGGCCGGCCGGCGACGTCGTCTACGTCATCTCGCAGGCGGGTGAAGTCATCTGCGCCTCGCGCGAGAGCGGTCAGGTCTACTGGATCAAGGATCTCAACGCCGGTCTGGCCACGGCCAAGAAGAGCAAGCTGTTCTTCGGCATGGCTAAGCAAAAGGTCCGTCCGCTGTTCTCCGGACCGATCCTGGCCTCCGACCGCCTGATCGTGGTCTCCAGCGACGGCAGGGCCATCGCCCTCAACCCGAAGACCGGCGATTTCCTGAAGGAGATCAATCTGGGCGGGCCGGCCTTGGTCACCCCGATCGCCGGCGGCGACACGGTCTACGTCGTCACCGACAAGGCCGAATTGGTCGCCATCCGGTAG
- a CDS encoding tetratricopeptide repeat protein: MVDVFEEVEDQIRTERYKTLVLKVLPWAIGAAVIALAAALGYWAWTSNQTKQADKAAEQYVAALETAGKGDQAKAFTALGEVAKSSDKTYAALALLMQGGIRQEEGKTAEAVKLYDAAAAATSEPLITDLARLKSALALLDTAPYKDIEGRLTPLLEEKRPYRLQAREALAFGKLLAGRTAEARTDFSALSNVLGASEGMRQRAQAAMGLIDSGSAAALPAAVKAAIAMPEAPPQVLPPAVSPAPQVQQGPAQ; encoded by the coding sequence GTGGTCGATGTATTTGAAGAGGTCGAGGATCAGATCCGCACGGAGCGGTACAAGACCCTCGTCCTGAAAGTTCTGCCCTGGGCGATCGGCGCGGCGGTCATCGCCCTGGCCGCGGCGCTGGGCTACTGGGCCTGGACCTCGAACCAGACCAAGCAGGCCGACAAGGCCGCCGAGCAGTACGTGGCCGCGCTGGAGACTGCCGGCAAGGGCGACCAGGCCAAGGCCTTCACGGCGCTGGGCGAGGTCGCCAAGTCCTCGGACAAGACCTACGCCGCCCTGGCCCTGCTCATGCAGGGCGGCATCCGCCAGGAAGAGGGCAAGACCGCCGAGGCGGTGAAGCTCTACGACGCCGCGGCGGCCGCCACGAGCGAGCCTCTGATCACCGACCTGGCGCGCCTCAAATCCGCCTTGGCGCTTCTCGATACCGCTCCCTACAAGGATATCGAGGGGAGACTGACGCCTTTGTTGGAAGAGAAGCGGCCCTACCGCCTGCAGGCGCGCGAAGCCCTGGCCTTCGGCAAGTTGCTGGCCGGCCGCACGGCCGAGGCCCGCACCGACTTTTCCGCCCTGTCGAACGTCCTCGGCGCGTCCGAGGGCATGCGCCAGCGCGCGCAGGCCGCGATGGGCCTGATCGACTCGGGTTCGGCCGCGGCCCTGCCGGCGGCGGTGAAGGCCGCGATCGCCATGCCGGAGGCCCCGCCGCAGGTGTTGCCGCCCGCCGTCTCCCCCGCGCCGCAAGTCCAGCAGGGACCCGCCCAATGA
- the panB gene encoding 3-methyl-2-oxobutanoate hydroxymethyltransferase, whose translation MSAQRQEIVRRLAAPDIAARKGGEPIVCLTAYTAPVAAVLDEACDLLLVGDSLGMVVHGLPNTVGVTLEMMILHGQAVMRSTRRAMVVVDMPFGSYEGEPETAYANAARIMKETGAQAVKVESGPTVPATIDYLVKRGIPVMGHVGLRPQAILVDGGFKAKGRTDVERERVLAEARATAEAGAFSVVVEGVAEDLAREVTAAIAVPTIGIGASAGCDGQILVTDDMLGLFDWTPKFVRRYADLKGEIAEAARRYAADVKARTFPGEAETYFAKKQG comes from the coding sequence GTGTCCGCCCAACGCCAGGAAATCGTCCGTCGCCTCGCCGCGCCGGACATCGCCGCGCGCAAGGGCGGCGAACCGATCGTCTGCCTGACCGCCTACACCGCGCCGGTGGCGGCGGTGCTGGACGAGGCCTGCGACCTGCTGCTGGTCGGCGACTCGCTGGGCATGGTCGTCCACGGCCTGCCCAACACCGTCGGCGTTACGCTGGAGATGATGATCCTGCACGGCCAGGCGGTCATGCGGTCGACCCGCAGGGCCATGGTCGTCGTCGACATGCCCTTCGGCTCCTACGAGGGCGAGCCGGAGACGGCCTACGCCAACGCCGCCCGGATCATGAAGGAGACCGGCGCCCAGGCGGTGAAGGTCGAGAGCGGCCCCACGGTGCCGGCCACCATAGATTACCTGGTCAAGCGCGGCATCCCGGTCATGGGCCATGTCGGTCTGCGACCACAGGCGATTCTCGTCGACGGCGGCTTCAAGGCCAAGGGACGCACCGACGTGGAGCGGGAGCGGGTTCTGGCCGAGGCGCGCGCGACCGCCGAGGCCGGCGCCTTTTCGGTGGTGGTCGAAGGGGTCGCCGAGGATCTGGCGCGCGAGGTCACCGCGGCCATCGCCGTCCCGACCATCGGCATCGGAGCCAGCGCCGGTTGCGACGGCCAGATCCTGGTCACCGACGACATGCTGGGTCTGTTCGATTGGACGCCCAAGTTCGTCCGCCGCTATGCCGATCTGAAGGGTGAGATCGCCGAGGCGGCTCGCCGCTACGCCGCGGACGTCAAGGCGCGGACCTTCCCGGGCGAGGCCGAGACCTATTTCGCGAAAAAGCAGGGCTGA
- a CDS encoding RNA polymerase sigma factor has protein sequence MAGARSPASLHDVELAALAASGDRPAFGELVRRHGSTVRGLLRRMGAEPSLADDLAQDAFLVAFERIAEFRGEGAFSAWVRKIAARLYVRRWRRDARFDLDMEIADEGHGDEGSAADRIDLDEALKALSPAERVCVSLCYGAGVSHAEAAEALNVPLGTVKSHVKRGLDKLRARLAPGVGAQGGAEGSRGHG, from the coding sequence ATGGCCGGGGCGAGATCACCCGCCAGTCTGCACGATGTCGAGCTCGCGGCCCTGGCCGCGTCCGGCGACCGGCCCGCCTTCGGCGAGCTTGTCCGTCGGCATGGCTCGACGGTCCGGGGGCTGCTGCGTCGCATGGGGGCCGAACCGTCCCTCGCCGACGACCTGGCCCAGGACGCCTTTCTGGTCGCCTTCGAGCGCATCGCGGAGTTTCGCGGGGAAGGGGCCTTCTCGGCCTGGGTGCGCAAGATCGCGGCCAGGCTGTACGTCCGCCGCTGGCGGCGCGACGCCAGGTTCGACCTGGATATGGAGATCGCCGACGAGGGGCATGGCGACGAGGGTTCGGCGGCCGACCGCATCGACCTGGATGAGGCGCTGAAGGCGCTGTCGCCGGCGGAGCGGGTCTGCGTGTCGCTGTGTTACGGAGCGGGGGTGTCTCATGCCGAAGCGGCGGAGGCCTTGAACGTGCCTCTTGGAACGGTCAAATCCCATGTCAAACGTGGTCTGGATAAACTCCGGGCTCGCCTCGCGCCGGGCGTCGGCGCGCAGGGCGGCGCGGAAGGGAGCAGGGGTCATGGCTGA
- a CDS encoding DUF6249 domain-containing protein, translated as MEILIPITLFAMIAAIVLVPSWLKSRERREMQETLRSAIDKGLPLPSEVIDAMTKNVKVAPTALSDIRTGIVWLSVGIGIGLLGFIIGFREADAFHPLLGMAAIPTMIGVAFIALSFVNPNKGKQS; from the coding sequence ATGGAAATCCTGATCCCGATCACCCTGTTCGCGATGATCGCCGCGATCGTCCTGGTCCCCAGCTGGCTGAAGAGCCGCGAGCGCCGCGAAATGCAGGAAACCCTGCGCAGCGCGATCGACAAGGGACTGCCGCTGCCGAGCGAGGTGATCGACGCGATGACCAAGAACGTGAAGGTCGCTCCGACGGCGCTCAGCGATATCCGGACCGGCATCGTCTGGCTGTCGGTGGGCATCGGCATCGGTCTGCTGGGCTTCATCATCGGCTTCCGCGAGGCCGACGCCTTCCACCCGCTGCTCGGCATGGCCGCGATCCCGACCATGATCGGCGTCGCCTTCATCGCTCTGAGCTTCGTCAACCCGAACAAGGGCAAACAGTCCTAG
- a CDS encoding RNA polymerase sigma factor → MTPQGLDADLVEAARGGSSAAFGRLVDRHQRAVRGFLRRLCGDAAEADDLAQETFLAAWTEIGRFRGEAEVRSWLCGIAWRRHQSAARAGLRRRRRDQAWSEAAQQQGAIPASSDDRLTLERALAGLPLDQRAAVALCLAGEFSHADAAEVLGLPIGTVKSHVARGRSRLLAAIGGRDE, encoded by the coding sequence ATGACGCCGCAAGGCCTCGACGCCGATCTGGTCGAGGCCGCGCGCGGGGGATCGTCGGCGGCGTTCGGGCGGCTGGTCGACCGGCACCAGCGGGCCGTCCGGGGCTTCCTGCGACGTCTCTGCGGCGATGCGGCCGAGGCCGACGACCTGGCGCAGGAGACCTTCCTGGCGGCCTGGACCGAGATCGGCCGGTTCCGCGGCGAGGCCGAGGTCCGTTCCTGGCTCTGCGGCATCGCCTGGCGGCGTCACCAGAGCGCGGCGCGGGCAGGCCTGCGGCGGCGGCGGCGGGATCAGGCCTGGTCCGAGGCGGCGCAGCAGCAGGGCGCAATCCCGGCCTCGTCGGACGACCGGCTGACCCTCGAACGGGCGCTCGCGGGCTTGCCGCTGGATCAGAGGGCGGCCGTGGCGCTATGTTTGGCGGGCGAGTTCAGCCACGCCGACGCGGCCGAGGTTCTGGGCCTGCCGATCGGCACGGTGAAGTCGCACGTCGCCCGCGGGCGCAGTCGCCTGCTGGCGGCGATCGGAGGCCGTGATGAGTGA